In Chryseobacterium scophthalmum, the genomic stretch TATCAGATCTTGGGACGTACTTATTTTCCGAATGTTGATATTTCTTATTTTGATAACGTTGTAAAGTCTCAAATTGAAAAAGAAATTTATGATGAATTTAAGGAAGCTTTAGAAGGCATCAAAAAACTTCCCAATTCATCAAGATTTGGGGTTTATTTGGCTTATCGATATTATACTTCTCTTTTCAGGAAAATAAAAAAAACCTCAGCCAATAAAATTATCAACCAAAGGATAAGAATATCAAACGGTAGAAAATTTTCTTTAATGATGAGCAGTTATGTGCAATACAAAATGTCTTTCCTATAAAATATAAATTAAAAAAAATGGTACACCAGCTTAAGCGTCAACAACAACTTAACTGCGATATAAAAACTGCCTGGAAATTTTTTTCTTCGGCAAATAATCTTTCAGAAATTACCCCAAAAGACATGAAATTTGTGGTAATAACACAGCTTTCTGATGATGAGATCTATGAAGGAATGCTGATCGATTATTACATTTCGCCTCTTTTGGGAATAAAATTAAACTGGCAAACCGAAATTACGGAAGTTAACTTTGAAAAAAGTTTTACAGATTTTCAGAAAAAAGGTCCTTTCAAACTATGGAATCATTTTCATGAGTTTATTCTGAATGATAAAGGTGTTTTAATGATAGATACAGTAAGTTACGAATTGCCTTTTGGTTTTTTAGGAGAAATAGCGCACAGTGTAATGGTAAAGAAAAAATTGGAACATATTTTTGATTACCGATTTAAAATTTTAGAAGAAACATTTAATAAAAAATAGCATGAATTTTTTAATTGTTGTAGCTACATTTTTTACGATGGAAGGAATTACCTGGCTAGTTCACAAATACATTATGCACGGTTTTTTGTGGCCGCTTCATCGCGATCATCACGATCACAGCAACGAAGGACATATGGAAAGAAATGATTATTTCTTCGCCATTTTCGCTATTCCAACCATTGCATTAATGTACTATGGAACGATTAATGATTTCAATATTTATTTTTATATCGCTCTTGGAATAACGATCTACGGAATGGCTTATTTTTTTGTACATGATATCTTTATTCACCAGCGTTTCAATATTTTAAAGAACACAAAAAACCCTTATTTACTGGCCATT encodes the following:
- a CDS encoding sterol desaturase family protein, translating into MNFLIVVATFFTMEGITWLVHKYIMHGFLWPLHRDHHDHSNEGHMERNDYFFAIFAIPTIALMYYGTINDFNIYFYIALGITIYGMAYFFVHDIFIHQRFNILKNTKNPYLLAIRRGHKQHHKHTGKEHGECFGFLWVPVKFFKMYFNKNKQ
- a CDS encoding SRPBCC family protein, translated to MVHQLKRQQQLNCDIKTAWKFFSSANNLSEITPKDMKFVVITQLSDDEIYEGMLIDYYISPLLGIKLNWQTEITEVNFEKSFTDFQKKGPFKLWNHFHEFILNDKGVLMIDTVSYELPFGFLGEIAHSVMVKKKLEHIFDYRFKILEETFNKK